The following are encoded together in the Bos javanicus breed banteng chromosome 4, ARS-OSU_banteng_1.0, whole genome shotgun sequence genome:
- the REPIN1 gene encoding replication initiator 1 isoform X2: MHASSPLPAGKAGLSAAGGLSSAMGVGVSLLLQFSLTSGGYPSVGRSRRSSRRSIPGNSPRRSWAKPHLQLHSLQEAEPMLERRCRGPVAMGPAQPRLLSGPSQESPQTLEKEPQGLRSRGTAAAQSGGQALGRAHRCAHCRRHFPGWVALWLHARRCQARLPRPCPECGRRFRHAPFLALHCQVHAAATPDQGFACHLCGQSFRGWVALVLHLRAHSAAKRPIACPACERRFWRRKQLRAHSRRCHPPAPEARPFICGNCGRSFAQWDQLVTHKRVHVAEALEEAAAKALGPRPRGRPAVTAPRPGGDAVDRPFQCACCGKRFRHKPNLIAHRRVHTGERPHQCPECGKRFTNKPYLTSHRRIHTGEKPYPCTECGRRFRHKPNLLSHSKIHKRSEGSAQGGPQPPASAPERTPEPPPEPAPEPAEVPVGPGQPSAAAEAPPSLHTCADCGRGFRLERFLRAHQRQHGGERPFACAECGKHFGKKTHLVAHSRVHSGERPFACEECGRRFSQGSHLAAHRRDHAPERPFVCPDCGKAFRHKPYLAAHRRIHTGEKPYVCPECGKAFSQKSNLVSHRRIHTGERPYACPDCDRSFSQKSNLITHRKSHIRDGAFCCAICGQTFDDEGKLLAHQKKHDV; this comes from the exons ATGCACGcgtcctctcccctccccgcaGGTAAGGCTGGCCTCTCTGCCGCCGGAGGTCTGAGCTCTGCCATGGGGGTAGGGGTGTCTTTACTGCTGCAGTTTTCGCTGACATCCGGGGGCTACCCGAGTGTGGGCCGAAGCAGGCGCTCCAGCCGCAGAAGTATCCCCGGGAACAGCCCCAGGAGGAGCTGGGCCAAGCCTCATCTCCAGCTCCACAGCCTCCAGG AGGCAGAACCGATGCTGGAACGTCGCTGCAGGGGCCCCGTGGCCATGGGCCCGGCCCAGCCCCGGCTCCTTTCCGGGCCCTCCCAGGAGTCACCccagaccctggagaaggagccCCAGGGGCTAAGGTCTCGAGGCACCGCCGCGGCCCAGTCCGGAGGCCAGGCCCTAGGTCGGGCCCATCGCTGTGCCCACTGTCGGAGGCACTTCCCTGGCTGGGTGGCCCTCTGGCTTCATGCCCGGCGCTGCCAGGCCCGCCTGCCCCGGCCCTGTCCCGAGTGCGGCCGCCGCTTCCGCCACGCCCCTTTCTTGGCACTGCACTGCCAGGTCCATGCCGCCGCCACCCCAGACCAGGGCTTTGCCTGCCACCTCTGCGGGCAGAGCTTCCGAGGCTGGGTGGCCCTGGTTCTGCACCTGCGGGCCCACTCGGCGGCGAAGCGGCCCATCGCCTGTCCCGCCTGCGAGAGACGCTTCTGGCGGAGAAAGCAGCTGCGGGCCCATTCGCGGCGCTGCCACCCCCCGGCCCCTGAGGCCCGGCCCTTCATCTGCGGCAACTGTGGCCGCAGCTTCGCCCAGTGGGACCAGCTGGTGACACACAAGCGGGTCCACGTGGCCGAGGCGCTGGAGGAGGCAGCGGCCAAGGCCCTGGGGCCGCGGCCCCGGGGGCGCCCGGCGGTGACCGCGCCCCGGCCGGGCGGGGACGCCGTCGACCGCCCGTTCCAGTGTGCCTGCTGCGGCAAGCGCTTCCGCCACAAGCCCAACCTGATCGCTCACCGCCGCGTGCACACGGGCGAGCGCCCGCACCAGTGCCCCGAGTGCGGGAAGCGCTTCACCAATAAGCCCTACCTGACCTCGCACCGGCGCATCCACACGGGCGAGAAGCCGTACCCGTGCACCGAGTGTGGCCGCCGCTTCCGCCACAAGCCCAACCTGCTGTCGCACAGCAAGATCCACAAGCGCTCCGAGGGGTCCGCGCAGGGCGGGCCCCAGCCGCCCGCCAGCGCCCCCGAGCGCACCCCGGAGCCCCCTCCGGAGCCGGCCCCCGAGCCCGCCGAGGTCCCGGTGGGGCCCGGGCAGCCAAGCGCCGCGGCCGAGGCCCCACCCTCTCTCCACACCTGCGCCGACTGTGGGCGGGGCTTCCGGCTGGAGCGCTTCCTGCGCGCGCACCAGCGGCAGCACGGCGGCGAGCGCCCCTTCGCGTGCGCCGAGTGCGGCAAGCATTTCGGCAAGAAGACGCACCTGGTGGCGCACTCCCGGGTGCACTCGGGCGAGCGGCCCTTCGCGTGCGAGGAGTGCGGGCGCCGCTTCTCCCAGGGGAGCCACCTGGCCGCCCACCGGCGCGACCATGCGCCCGAGAGGCCCTTCGTGTGCCCGGACTGCGGAAAGGCCTTCCGCCACAAGCCCTACCTGGCCGCGCATCGGCGCATCCACACCGGCGAGAAGCCGTACGTCTGCCCCGAGTGCGGCAAGGCGTTCAGCCAGAAGTCCAACCTGGTGTCCCACCGGCGCATCCACACGGGCGAGCGCCCCTACGCCTGCCCGGACTGCGACCGCAGCTTTAGCCAGAAGTCCAACCTCATCACCCACCGCAAGAGCCACATCCGGGACGGCGCCTTCTGCTGCGCCATCTGTGGCCAGACCTTTGACGACGAGGGGAAGCTCCTGGCCCACCAGAAAAAGCACGACGTCTGA
- the REPIN1 gene encoding replication initiator 1 isoform X3, whose amino-acid sequence MGVGVSLLLQFSLTSGGYPSVGRSRRSSRRSIPGNSPRRSWAKPHLQLHSLQAEAEPMLERRCRGPVAMGPAQPRLLSGPSQESPQTLEKEPQGLRSRGTAAAQSGGQALGRAHRCAHCRRHFPGWVALWLHARRCQARLPRPCPECGRRFRHAPFLALHCQVHAAATPDQGFACHLCGQSFRGWVALVLHLRAHSAAKRPIACPACERRFWRRKQLRAHSRRCHPPAPEARPFICGNCGRSFAQWDQLVTHKRVHVAEALEEAAAKALGPRPRGRPAVTAPRPGGDAVDRPFQCACCGKRFRHKPNLIAHRRVHTGERPHQCPECGKRFTNKPYLTSHRRIHTGEKPYPCTECGRRFRHKPNLLSHSKIHKRSEGSAQGGPQPPASAPERTPEPPPEPAPEPAEVPVGPGQPSAAAEAPPSLHTCADCGRGFRLERFLRAHQRQHGGERPFACAECGKHFGKKTHLVAHSRVHSGERPFACEECGRRFSQGSHLAAHRRDHAPERPFVCPDCGKAFRHKPYLAAHRRIHTGEKPYVCPECGKAFSQKSNLVSHRRIHTGERPYACPDCDRSFSQKSNLITHRKSHIRDGAFCCAICGQTFDDEGKLLAHQKKHDV is encoded by the exons ATGGGGGTAGGGGTGTCTTTACTGCTGCAGTTTTCGCTGACATCCGGGGGCTACCCGAGTGTGGGCCGAAGCAGGCGCTCCAGCCGCAGAAGTATCCCCGGGAACAGCCCCAGGAGGAGCTGGGCCAAGCCTCATCTCCAGCTCCACAGCCTCCAGG CAGAGGCAGAACCGATGCTGGAACGTCGCTGCAGGGGCCCCGTGGCCATGGGCCCGGCCCAGCCCCGGCTCCTTTCCGGGCCCTCCCAGGAGTCACCccagaccctggagaaggagccCCAGGGGCTAAGGTCTCGAGGCACCGCCGCGGCCCAGTCCGGAGGCCAGGCCCTAGGTCGGGCCCATCGCTGTGCCCACTGTCGGAGGCACTTCCCTGGCTGGGTGGCCCTCTGGCTTCATGCCCGGCGCTGCCAGGCCCGCCTGCCCCGGCCCTGTCCCGAGTGCGGCCGCCGCTTCCGCCACGCCCCTTTCTTGGCACTGCACTGCCAGGTCCATGCCGCCGCCACCCCAGACCAGGGCTTTGCCTGCCACCTCTGCGGGCAGAGCTTCCGAGGCTGGGTGGCCCTGGTTCTGCACCTGCGGGCCCACTCGGCGGCGAAGCGGCCCATCGCCTGTCCCGCCTGCGAGAGACGCTTCTGGCGGAGAAAGCAGCTGCGGGCCCATTCGCGGCGCTGCCACCCCCCGGCCCCTGAGGCCCGGCCCTTCATCTGCGGCAACTGTGGCCGCAGCTTCGCCCAGTGGGACCAGCTGGTGACACACAAGCGGGTCCACGTGGCCGAGGCGCTGGAGGAGGCAGCGGCCAAGGCCCTGGGGCCGCGGCCCCGGGGGCGCCCGGCGGTGACCGCGCCCCGGCCGGGCGGGGACGCCGTCGACCGCCCGTTCCAGTGTGCCTGCTGCGGCAAGCGCTTCCGCCACAAGCCCAACCTGATCGCTCACCGCCGCGTGCACACGGGCGAGCGCCCGCACCAGTGCCCCGAGTGCGGGAAGCGCTTCACCAATAAGCCCTACCTGACCTCGCACCGGCGCATCCACACGGGCGAGAAGCCGTACCCGTGCACCGAGTGTGGCCGCCGCTTCCGCCACAAGCCCAACCTGCTGTCGCACAGCAAGATCCACAAGCGCTCCGAGGGGTCCGCGCAGGGCGGGCCCCAGCCGCCCGCCAGCGCCCCCGAGCGCACCCCGGAGCCCCCTCCGGAGCCGGCCCCCGAGCCCGCCGAGGTCCCGGTGGGGCCCGGGCAGCCAAGCGCCGCGGCCGAGGCCCCACCCTCTCTCCACACCTGCGCCGACTGTGGGCGGGGCTTCCGGCTGGAGCGCTTCCTGCGCGCGCACCAGCGGCAGCACGGCGGCGAGCGCCCCTTCGCGTGCGCCGAGTGCGGCAAGCATTTCGGCAAGAAGACGCACCTGGTGGCGCACTCCCGGGTGCACTCGGGCGAGCGGCCCTTCGCGTGCGAGGAGTGCGGGCGCCGCTTCTCCCAGGGGAGCCACCTGGCCGCCCACCGGCGCGACCATGCGCCCGAGAGGCCCTTCGTGTGCCCGGACTGCGGAAAGGCCTTCCGCCACAAGCCCTACCTGGCCGCGCATCGGCGCATCCACACCGGCGAGAAGCCGTACGTCTGCCCCGAGTGCGGCAAGGCGTTCAGCCAGAAGTCCAACCTGGTGTCCCACCGGCGCATCCACACGGGCGAGCGCCCCTACGCCTGCCCGGACTGCGACCGCAGCTTTAGCCAGAAGTCCAACCTCATCACCCACCGCAAGAGCCACATCCGGGACGGCGCCTTCTGCTGCGCCATCTGTGGCCAGACCTTTGACGACGAGGGGAAGCTCCTGGCCCACCAGAAAAAGCACGACGTCTGA
- the REPIN1 gene encoding replication initiator 1 isoform X4: MLERRCRGPVAMGPAQPRLLSGPSQESPQTLEKEPQGLRSRGTAAAQSGGQALGRAHRCAHCRRHFPGWVALWLHARRCQARLPRPCPECGRRFRHAPFLALHCQVHAAATPDQGFACHLCGQSFRGWVALVLHLRAHSAAKRPIACPACERRFWRRKQLRAHSRRCHPPAPEARPFICGNCGRSFAQWDQLVTHKRVHVAEALEEAAAKALGPRPRGRPAVTAPRPGGDAVDRPFQCACCGKRFRHKPNLIAHRRVHTGERPHQCPECGKRFTNKPYLTSHRRIHTGEKPYPCTECGRRFRHKPNLLSHSKIHKRSEGSAQGGPQPPASAPERTPEPPPEPAPEPAEVPVGPGQPSAAAEAPPSLHTCADCGRGFRLERFLRAHQRQHGGERPFACAECGKHFGKKTHLVAHSRVHSGERPFACEECGRRFSQGSHLAAHRRDHAPERPFVCPDCGKAFRHKPYLAAHRRIHTGEKPYVCPECGKAFSQKSNLVSHRRIHTGERPYACPDCDRSFSQKSNLITHRKSHIRDGAFCCAICGQTFDDEGKLLAHQKKHDV; encoded by the coding sequence ATGCTGGAACGTCGCTGCAGGGGCCCCGTGGCCATGGGCCCGGCCCAGCCCCGGCTCCTTTCCGGGCCCTCCCAGGAGTCACCccagaccctggagaaggagccCCAGGGGCTAAGGTCTCGAGGCACCGCCGCGGCCCAGTCCGGAGGCCAGGCCCTAGGTCGGGCCCATCGCTGTGCCCACTGTCGGAGGCACTTCCCTGGCTGGGTGGCCCTCTGGCTTCATGCCCGGCGCTGCCAGGCCCGCCTGCCCCGGCCCTGTCCCGAGTGCGGCCGCCGCTTCCGCCACGCCCCTTTCTTGGCACTGCACTGCCAGGTCCATGCCGCCGCCACCCCAGACCAGGGCTTTGCCTGCCACCTCTGCGGGCAGAGCTTCCGAGGCTGGGTGGCCCTGGTTCTGCACCTGCGGGCCCACTCGGCGGCGAAGCGGCCCATCGCCTGTCCCGCCTGCGAGAGACGCTTCTGGCGGAGAAAGCAGCTGCGGGCCCATTCGCGGCGCTGCCACCCCCCGGCCCCTGAGGCCCGGCCCTTCATCTGCGGCAACTGTGGCCGCAGCTTCGCCCAGTGGGACCAGCTGGTGACACACAAGCGGGTCCACGTGGCCGAGGCGCTGGAGGAGGCAGCGGCCAAGGCCCTGGGGCCGCGGCCCCGGGGGCGCCCGGCGGTGACCGCGCCCCGGCCGGGCGGGGACGCCGTCGACCGCCCGTTCCAGTGTGCCTGCTGCGGCAAGCGCTTCCGCCACAAGCCCAACCTGATCGCTCACCGCCGCGTGCACACGGGCGAGCGCCCGCACCAGTGCCCCGAGTGCGGGAAGCGCTTCACCAATAAGCCCTACCTGACCTCGCACCGGCGCATCCACACGGGCGAGAAGCCGTACCCGTGCACCGAGTGTGGCCGCCGCTTCCGCCACAAGCCCAACCTGCTGTCGCACAGCAAGATCCACAAGCGCTCCGAGGGGTCCGCGCAGGGCGGGCCCCAGCCGCCCGCCAGCGCCCCCGAGCGCACCCCGGAGCCCCCTCCGGAGCCGGCCCCCGAGCCCGCCGAGGTCCCGGTGGGGCCCGGGCAGCCAAGCGCCGCGGCCGAGGCCCCACCCTCTCTCCACACCTGCGCCGACTGTGGGCGGGGCTTCCGGCTGGAGCGCTTCCTGCGCGCGCACCAGCGGCAGCACGGCGGCGAGCGCCCCTTCGCGTGCGCCGAGTGCGGCAAGCATTTCGGCAAGAAGACGCACCTGGTGGCGCACTCCCGGGTGCACTCGGGCGAGCGGCCCTTCGCGTGCGAGGAGTGCGGGCGCCGCTTCTCCCAGGGGAGCCACCTGGCCGCCCACCGGCGCGACCATGCGCCCGAGAGGCCCTTCGTGTGCCCGGACTGCGGAAAGGCCTTCCGCCACAAGCCCTACCTGGCCGCGCATCGGCGCATCCACACCGGCGAGAAGCCGTACGTCTGCCCCGAGTGCGGCAAGGCGTTCAGCCAGAAGTCCAACCTGGTGTCCCACCGGCGCATCCACACGGGCGAGCGCCCCTACGCCTGCCCGGACTGCGACCGCAGCTTTAGCCAGAAGTCCAACCTCATCACCCACCGCAAGAGCCACATCCGGGACGGCGCCTTCTGCTGCGCCATCTGTGGCCAGACCTTTGACGACGAGGGGAAGCTCCTGGCCCACCAGAAAAAGCACGACGTCTGA
- the REPIN1 gene encoding replication initiator 1 isoform X1 — translation MHASSPLPAGKAGLSAAGGLSSAMGVGVSLLLQFSLTSGGYPSVGRSRRSSRRSIPGNSPRRSWAKPHLQLHSLQAEAEPMLERRCRGPVAMGPAQPRLLSGPSQESPQTLEKEPQGLRSRGTAAAQSGGQALGRAHRCAHCRRHFPGWVALWLHARRCQARLPRPCPECGRRFRHAPFLALHCQVHAAATPDQGFACHLCGQSFRGWVALVLHLRAHSAAKRPIACPACERRFWRRKQLRAHSRRCHPPAPEARPFICGNCGRSFAQWDQLVTHKRVHVAEALEEAAAKALGPRPRGRPAVTAPRPGGDAVDRPFQCACCGKRFRHKPNLIAHRRVHTGERPHQCPECGKRFTNKPYLTSHRRIHTGEKPYPCTECGRRFRHKPNLLSHSKIHKRSEGSAQGGPQPPASAPERTPEPPPEPAPEPAEVPVGPGQPSAAAEAPPSLHTCADCGRGFRLERFLRAHQRQHGGERPFACAECGKHFGKKTHLVAHSRVHSGERPFACEECGRRFSQGSHLAAHRRDHAPERPFVCPDCGKAFRHKPYLAAHRRIHTGEKPYVCPECGKAFSQKSNLVSHRRIHTGERPYACPDCDRSFSQKSNLITHRKSHIRDGAFCCAICGQTFDDEGKLLAHQKKHDV, via the exons ATGCACGcgtcctctcccctccccgcaGGTAAGGCTGGCCTCTCTGCCGCCGGAGGTCTGAGCTCTGCCATGGGGGTAGGGGTGTCTTTACTGCTGCAGTTTTCGCTGACATCCGGGGGCTACCCGAGTGTGGGCCGAAGCAGGCGCTCCAGCCGCAGAAGTATCCCCGGGAACAGCCCCAGGAGGAGCTGGGCCAAGCCTCATCTCCAGCTCCACAGCCTCCAGG CAGAGGCAGAACCGATGCTGGAACGTCGCTGCAGGGGCCCCGTGGCCATGGGCCCGGCCCAGCCCCGGCTCCTTTCCGGGCCCTCCCAGGAGTCACCccagaccctggagaaggagccCCAGGGGCTAAGGTCTCGAGGCACCGCCGCGGCCCAGTCCGGAGGCCAGGCCCTAGGTCGGGCCCATCGCTGTGCCCACTGTCGGAGGCACTTCCCTGGCTGGGTGGCCCTCTGGCTTCATGCCCGGCGCTGCCAGGCCCGCCTGCCCCGGCCCTGTCCCGAGTGCGGCCGCCGCTTCCGCCACGCCCCTTTCTTGGCACTGCACTGCCAGGTCCATGCCGCCGCCACCCCAGACCAGGGCTTTGCCTGCCACCTCTGCGGGCAGAGCTTCCGAGGCTGGGTGGCCCTGGTTCTGCACCTGCGGGCCCACTCGGCGGCGAAGCGGCCCATCGCCTGTCCCGCCTGCGAGAGACGCTTCTGGCGGAGAAAGCAGCTGCGGGCCCATTCGCGGCGCTGCCACCCCCCGGCCCCTGAGGCCCGGCCCTTCATCTGCGGCAACTGTGGCCGCAGCTTCGCCCAGTGGGACCAGCTGGTGACACACAAGCGGGTCCACGTGGCCGAGGCGCTGGAGGAGGCAGCGGCCAAGGCCCTGGGGCCGCGGCCCCGGGGGCGCCCGGCGGTGACCGCGCCCCGGCCGGGCGGGGACGCCGTCGACCGCCCGTTCCAGTGTGCCTGCTGCGGCAAGCGCTTCCGCCACAAGCCCAACCTGATCGCTCACCGCCGCGTGCACACGGGCGAGCGCCCGCACCAGTGCCCCGAGTGCGGGAAGCGCTTCACCAATAAGCCCTACCTGACCTCGCACCGGCGCATCCACACGGGCGAGAAGCCGTACCCGTGCACCGAGTGTGGCCGCCGCTTCCGCCACAAGCCCAACCTGCTGTCGCACAGCAAGATCCACAAGCGCTCCGAGGGGTCCGCGCAGGGCGGGCCCCAGCCGCCCGCCAGCGCCCCCGAGCGCACCCCGGAGCCCCCTCCGGAGCCGGCCCCCGAGCCCGCCGAGGTCCCGGTGGGGCCCGGGCAGCCAAGCGCCGCGGCCGAGGCCCCACCCTCTCTCCACACCTGCGCCGACTGTGGGCGGGGCTTCCGGCTGGAGCGCTTCCTGCGCGCGCACCAGCGGCAGCACGGCGGCGAGCGCCCCTTCGCGTGCGCCGAGTGCGGCAAGCATTTCGGCAAGAAGACGCACCTGGTGGCGCACTCCCGGGTGCACTCGGGCGAGCGGCCCTTCGCGTGCGAGGAGTGCGGGCGCCGCTTCTCCCAGGGGAGCCACCTGGCCGCCCACCGGCGCGACCATGCGCCCGAGAGGCCCTTCGTGTGCCCGGACTGCGGAAAGGCCTTCCGCCACAAGCCCTACCTGGCCGCGCATCGGCGCATCCACACCGGCGAGAAGCCGTACGTCTGCCCCGAGTGCGGCAAGGCGTTCAGCCAGAAGTCCAACCTGGTGTCCCACCGGCGCATCCACACGGGCGAGCGCCCCTACGCCTGCCCGGACTGCGACCGCAGCTTTAGCCAGAAGTCCAACCTCATCACCCACCGCAAGAGCCACATCCGGGACGGCGCCTTCTGCTGCGCCATCTGTGGCCAGACCTTTGACGACGAGGGGAAGCTCCTGGCCCACCAGAAAAAGCACGACGTCTGA